The following is a genomic window from Anticarsia gemmatalis isolate Benzon Research Colony breed Stoneville strain chromosome 22, ilAntGemm2 primary, whole genome shotgun sequence.
agtaaagtaataaagttCGCCACGCTCTGAGCCAAACGCAGGATTTTAGAGTACGATTTCCACATACCAGAGAGGTAATTTCACTTTACTTGGACTAAAATGCTGTTTCACGCAGCTAATCAAAATATtcatgactagctgacccgcgcaacttcgcttgcgtcacataagatagaatggtgaaatttttccccgtttttgtaacattttttactcgttccctgctcctattggtcgtagcgtgatgatatatagcctataaccttcctcgataaatgggctatctaacactgaaagaatttttcaaatcggatcagtagttcctgagattagcgcgttcaaacaaacaaacaaacaaacaaacaaacaaacaaacaaacaaacaaacaaactcttcagctttataatattagtatagattagtatagatatctttTACTCATCTCATAATTTACATCATAAACCAAAACGTTTAAagaatgtacatttttatttctttgtctgTTGTGGGGTTTTCCTATAAGAGTTTACGATGAGCTTAATCTGAGCAAATCTGTGAAATACCAGCTGTTATCTCTACTACTATGTACTTACTGTTTCTTTAATAGATcaacattgtaataatattcataaccAGTTGCTTTAACTAGTTATTGTCATTAATAACTGATAGGCAATGAAAAGACGGAATGAAAAAAATTATGGCCAAAACCACGACTACCGTTTTTGAGAAAAAGAAAACTACTTTGCAAAATATAGGCTTCAAATCTCAGGTGTGAAGACTTTACTATAAATTGTATCTTTTAAATAGATACGAATCtaattgaaataacaatatttatgagaCTTTTATCAGCTGTTAAGCAATAAAAGAAGGAAAAACAATTACGTCTACATAACccaaaaaaaataccaactcAAAATTAATTACCCAAATTCCTATTATTCAGCACATAGATAttaaaaacaactaaaataaagACAAGGACAACATAAACACACAAGAAGGGTCAGTAATACCAAAACCTAATATTTATACTTGATGAAAATTCATGTCTACACCCAAAACGTGAAACAACACACAATATTGAATTTACTATCTTGTAATTACGTGAAAGCAATGAATACTCGATTAATAATCTATCCATCAACAGATACTATCGACAAATTGATGTCCTTTCGTTACTATGTGAACTCATGTTTAATTGAACTGTCACAATGTAAACCAATTTACAATGTTATAGACAACGGAGAGACAAAGAACTTTCAACTTTTGTTAATGAGACACTATCGATAACTTTGTGTGGAGAATTCTAATCTCTATCTGaaatcaaacattttctttttttatatgcaACTGAcgtcttaaaatatattatgtgaattttgaataattaagtCACCAATGGAATTGTACTTTGGAACAAATAATTGCAGTTATCTCAAGTAGAATGTAGATAGAATAATATGGATTGTTtcctttaaataactttaatttttttagctattgtagtcctactgctgggcaaaagctGTTTCCCAACTGTCTGTATTGTCTGTTTTAAATATCCAATTGATATCGAAGGCATACGTTATAACGGAGCTCTATTGTGCCCCTCAACCCATTTCTTCGACATCTTAtctaaaaatgttaccaaaaataataagagCAAAACTAAACTCCTCATATATTCCTATAGCATTTTTAATTCGTAACAAGTTGAGTGAGGACGTACATAAAATAGTCTACCCGTTACACTTCGTCCTCTCGTTGCTAGGTTCAGCAAAATTTTCCATCAACGATGGTTTTATTGACACCCATAGAAAAAAGAATTACATTATGATGTTTTTCGCATTCTTACTCATCACTACTATGTGTACTTATAGAGTCTTTAtcgaattttattttgattataccAACTCCGACCATGGTAAAATTCGTTTAGCCGTGACAGTCTTTTTCTTCACCTATTACTGTATCGGTCTTAACATTCATTATATTCTCAATATTACCAATAGCAACAATTTCGTCTTACTCATTTTAAGAATTCAGTTGATTCATAAAcgtatttatatcaataaatgtatcaaatcTTTTGTTTTCTACAACTGGTTTCTAcctttctttattatttgtttcgatgtgattatatttattaattgttatattaatagtCGTTATTATAATGTTGGTGATTTTATCGTTGATTTCATGTTTGCTACTTTcgatttaaatgttatttttgctACTCGGATTATTATGTTGTTGAGGGACTATCTTgttgaatggaaaaattgtgtgtCGAAGATAAATGAAGATGACAATGATGAGCGTTTTGATATAATGCTTGAAgtatatgagaatatttttgaatgttttaaattgtttaaggAATTGTTTCAATTACTGGTAAGTAATTTTGTATAGTTAACAGCTTCTTTACCCAGCTTCAGTCAACTGTGAAATTTGATTATAAAGGTAGAAGAGAGGATATTTTTCTGGATTACTGTAGTAAACTTCATTTTACAGATATGCCTGTGGACGTTCGAAACTTTCTTTCGTACTTTGTGCTACATACAGATCCAAATCGAATCTCTACAAATCAAAAGTCGCAGTGATTACGTAAGTACTTTTGATTTTTCTATCAATTCATCAATATTCTTTTAACGATTAATAAAAACGACTACCTACTTAACAAGTATAAAGTTATATTGATGGATAAGGTAATCCACGTGTAACCCtctaatgatttattattaatgaaacatCTAATTAATGACTATTGCGATTACCTACATTcctttgaggtacatttatacGTCAAATGTGTACAAATTCTGCTAACATGTAGCGCGATTCGcaaaaatttcatatttaaatgtaatgatCAAGTAGTACCTACAACACTTGCTTGAGGTCTTGGTTACATTTTCATACCTATGATAGCTAGTTGGATATCGTTATTCGATAGAAGTAGGTAATCAAACTCTCTTTAGTCAACGGTCAAAGATAaagcttaaataataattgtgaataGTTTACTTCTGTTTTCAGACCGACTATATAACAGTATCTTCTATGAGGATACTCTGGACGCTGAAGGACATAGCGTTGCTTCTAGCACAAAGTATCTGTTGTGAAAGGTTCTATATTGCTGTAGAAGATGCCGAAGTAGCTTGTATAGAGCAGTTACACAAATCTCGCTGTACAGGTTAGTTTCATTACCATTTGAACTATTCATGTTCATTTATTTAAGGCTCTTTTAATTCTCTCGATGAaaatgaggcgcccatagccagttgcgctcaccggtcggtaaacgatctgtgggttaagcaaccattggcgcggtcattccatagatgggtgaccgcatagtggtatttgaactgggcgtctccgtgcttcggagggcacgttaaaagtcggtcccggttgttgtctactaagataacagtcgttaagccacgtcaaaggcctcttgggcggcttgaacaactttgacactaggttgaccactaaccatacgacaaacaaacaaacaattatctCGATTGATTCGAttacttatctttattttagtttatttctaGAAGTATTGCAAAATCGTAATAATTCTTTACAATTTGACCCAAGAAATCCCCTTACACGCGTATGTCATAAAAACGTATCGCATATTGACATTGGGTTTAAACTGTCTCTATGATATCATCAAAATTAGTTCTGtggtttttaatgaaaacgtAAGTCTTTTGCAGTtggttaatataaataaagaaaacaataatacgACTTGCTGACCCAAACTCATGACCACCCTTGACCCTATGTCCCCATCGATAAATTGATATAATATccattactataataatatttaatcaacTTCTATCATGCAACAACACCAACTCAGTGGCTGAGAATTACATTACGAACTTCAATTCCTTTTTAGGGAAAGTTCATATCTGACGGGAGATGCGTTGGACGTAACTTACTTTGTATGGGCTTCGTACCAACGTATCATCGGTTAAGTGTGGACGGTCGATTTTTCAATACACTTatctgttctggcgttgcgaCCGATAATAcccgacgtatgttccgtcagatatgaaccttcgtttagattaaaataattatgttctcTGTGACTCTAAAGGTAAACtgaatttttatgaataaaaattatactgtTTTCTTTTTACAGGCAGTCAAAAACGTCTCTACAAGAACGTCATACGACTATACCAGGCTACGTTTACTGAAATGACAGCCTGTGGCATGTTTAAAGTAAACGCTGTATTGCCGGTGTCTTTTCTAGGACTACTCTctaactatatttttgtattacttcAGTTTGCCTTGGATTagatgaataaaattgtataaattgaatgtatattttattgacaacatTTTTGCTCAATAGCATGCAATCCATTCTACTATATTTAGTATTGTTAATGCAATGGTTTGTCCATCTTTCTGTTACTCTTCTACGGCCTGCGAAGGAATTAAGATGAAGTTTAGCGCAGATAACTGAAAAGAAGAATGCTTAAATCATTCTTTGAGGttcttcaattatttaaattccaAGCACCACCTACTGTTGAGCAGTTTAGCCATGAAATTGAAGGAAGAGTAGGCATTattgaagaagaataaaattttgaggtacctactaataatataggtaactagctgacccgcgcaacttcgcttgcgtcacataggagaatggttcaaaattttccccgtttttgtaacattttttactggtattttgctcctattggtcgtagcgtgatgatatatagcctatagccttcctcgattaataggctatctaacagtgaaataatttttcaaatcggaccagtagttcttgagattagcgcgttcaaacaaacaaacaaacaaactcttcagctttataatattagtatagataagtatgtaagtaagtaaggatcgtagcaagaaGCATCTTCGGTCTCTACTTATGccaaaaaagaaaaaacgcAGATCTATATATGTCTGTAGAATATATCACCAGCCCAGAcaaatcttttaattaataaaacatgatCATATCtataaaagtaacatataaaaataaagattaaacaGTCATTACTTTAGTTTACTTTGAACAGAATTCTGATGACATCATAAggtatctttattattttattgtttagataCAAAGTCATTTGCTTTGTGTAGTAGTGGAGCTGTCTTTGTATAATCTAGtgtatacaaaacatatttgtcTAGGTATTTCGTATTATAAGTCTTTTATAAATGTTGCAGATGTTGTATAGActgctgatatttttttgtccaTCAATTTTGGATACTTTTAACACTTGAAACGTTAGAAACGGATTGAAGTATATTAGTAAATATAGAAAagttaacttaataatattataaatattctaatattccTTTTATCAGCTGGGCAAGGATCCAGCAAATAATGGGTTAATTCTTAAGTTTACTACGCTGCTCAAATCTGCAgaagattaattaaatatattctcATGAATCctcatctatataaataaaaaaatactctctATTCTTAGTAGTCGCCTGGGCTTAAATATTTCTCACACACTAATAcagtacctacattataatatacaaattaccATCGCCAATCGAAACAGTTTATCGTTTcaattaaattagtaatattatgtttcaatatCCAAACAATTATCCTTATTATCTTCATTATTCCCCGACATAGAAAACATTTAAGTCAACAGTAGACATCAAACAGTAGCACAAACAGGTCTTCAAAAATGTTCCGGAGAGGTCCTAGAACATACCCTGTAGAACACCTAATAAATAACATCGTAGAGAACGATGTTCAAAGAATGTTCTATCCGTTAAATTTCATGCAGAACATATTCCTATCTTCGAAGTACACCATACGAGACAATTTCATCACACCTAATTCTAAAACGTACAATATAATTTCATCTACTTTTAAATTTCATGTACTTGCTTGGACTTTGTATGAGATGTTGAAGTCTAGTGACGTTGACATCGGTTCGGGAAATCTTGACGTGACTTCTCTCTACGTCTATTTGTTATTCGCTGTAGTCTTCTACGTGGTCGGCTTCATTATGTTAAGCGTTTTGGACATCATTTACAGCCTTGAGAACATAGCTTTTATCATCACTATCCAGGAAATTCATAGAAACATGGATTTCAGTAAATATATCTTCGGTATCGTTATGTGGAACTGGATTTCTTCCATTACGGCTGTTgccgtcaatattttcatgtatttgCTTTATTATTCCACTCTTtctcaaagtaattttaatgttgcTGAATTCGTTTGTGATCTGGTGTTCGTCacgtttgatatttatttggttTACGCTATTCGGGCGATGATTGTGTTGAAGAAGTACCTGGATGTTTGGAgtgaatatgttttaaaaatggattattttgaaaatgatgaaGATTGTGATGTAATGTTTGATGTGTATCGGAATGTGATAAAAGCTCATAAActgtataaagttatttatcaGGTTGtggtaagtaaaaaaaatcagcAATACTATTTCTGTAGTACCTCAAtcctatttttaattttttttcaagataTACGGATAATTTTTTCTATCGTTCTTTCAATCTTGGAGATGTCTAAGGACCTAAATACAACTAATGAAACTTCTTTTATtacattactataataatatgtattactaCTAGTACAACAACTACTACTGCTAGTACTGCTATAACTACTAGTACTACTATTAATACGCCACTACTATTTTTACAGATATTATACCACACTGCAGATAATTTCTGCCGAACTTTGTGTTATATGCATATCCTAATAGAAGCTCTAAAAATGACTGAAAAGCCTTCTGTaagtatcaaacaaaacatatttttaaagaaaatattgacaGTCTTTTAAATGAATTCTGGTTTCTGTTTTAAACTGCCACTGTACCAAATTTCCTCataatccgtccagtagttgtTTTGGGAAAGAGTagggcgctgtctccacgggcgagagaatcgcgacgagtccgctcTTGTATcatcggacaatctccacgaacgagcgataattccgccgcgtatcgtcgcgagtcgtaacggaatcgcagagattccgcggcgactcgtaacggtattcccgcgttttccttgtttaaaaagcttctcgaaacaaaaggcaacattgaaaataaatgacgctgcatttgacagcgcgctcgctgcgcgctcgtcgcgatcgcgcggcggactcgctgcttgtcgcggccgactagcgacgatgtattgacgtttcgcacgctcgttgacactcgtcgtatcgcggcgatattatcgccgtgtggagacggttccatagagagtgtatagatacgtggcacgacgataatatcgccgcgattctctcgctcgtggagacagcgcctaacAACCATACATCCATCCATGTACTAAGGAATTTTCACatcaataataatcaattactagctgacccggcaaacgttgttttgtcatataaattatactaaaattacaatgaaaaaaTAGGGCTTTGTAATAAAAGAACAGAAATTTTGGGTTGTATACGACATACGTACAGAGTACATATAGAGTACAGAAACAAACATTGGGACACgagaattatatatatacaaCGTTGATAAAAGCGAAAGGCATTAATTGATAGTATCTATTTCTTGTATCATTATAAGGCTATACAACAAAAATCCGATCAATGTAAGCAATAGTTTAGTCAtatgaatattttgtagtttattcTTAGTTGAAGCGCCATGTATAATTCCCGGTCAGATAACTAAGTGCTATAggcatatttatttagaagtcaTTCGCCGCGAAACGGCCGTTTTGTTACCAAGGTCCAGACCAAATCTTTACATAGGGAGTCTATTACATTTTACTCAATCATTAAGCTATTTAATTTCTTTGACAGTGTTTTTATTCGGATTGACAGTGGGCACTTATAGTATATGTAGTTTGTATAGTATTGAATTAATGCCTCTGGTTTTTATCGACGTTGTATAAGACTGAGATTGAATCATTTTCTAGGTTTTTCTAATGGTGTTCACCGTAATGCTATGGTTGATGAAGGATATGGTGTTAGAACTACTGGTGTGTGTACATTGTGAGAGATTCTACATAGCGGTGGAGAATGCCGAGACTGCTTGCATACAGCGATTGAAGAATAGGAATTGTCCAGGTAAgttgataaagattttttttgctaACACGAACCCAACGTCTATGAAATACCTATTGGGTTCTTATTTGTTACATGCAACAAAGCAATctgcttaaatttattttaaagtaagtgCAAGATAAATATAAGCGAAGAAATTAGAAGAGAGAATACTCTTCAAAACctgtgtttattaataaaaaattattgcTTCACGACATGTACTAGAAGCaaaattttgttctatttaGTAATATTGCATATTATGAAGATGTCTGATTAATAGAACACGACAAAGCGTTGCGAATTGAGTTTCTATTtcgtttcatattattatcttgatcATGCTTCTGCTAATTCTGAACAGGAGCATTGAATCCCAAGTTTGTCGTTCTATTTCTTTCCCAGTTcgagtatttaataaaattgtttatttgttgcaGAAAGTCAACGTCGGTTATGTCGAGACGTAATACAACTGAATCGTTCATCATTCAGCAAGATGTCTGCGTGTGGACTGTTTTATATCGACGCTTCACTTCCCGTGCGCTTAGTAGAAATGATCACTAATTATGTAGTCATTCTATTGCAAGTTgctttcttataaaatatcgaaaaaaTACTTCTTATTAATCAAGTTAACTTATGTACTATTAACAGTATTTaccgatatattttttctttttaaatcatattttagtcCTTCATAATACACTTCCTTTCGcttcaaagaaaatatgaaaaaaaaattacaaatttattttttgcttgtaTTATCTGGTGTGTTTGTCTCGGTAAAACACTTAGGGATTCATGATATTATGAGAAAAAACCGGGCAAACCAATAccaaaaaagaacaaaaaaacacttttattgttAGAGGAtccacttaattttttttttacttttcagtaATTGTTGTTAAAGCGACAACGGAAacacataatttgtgaaaatttcagctttctagctatcacagtttatgagatacatcctggagacagacagacagacatcggaggcttagtaatagggtcccgttttaccttTTGGATACGGAACCCTATCAACGTAAAAATCAGCATAATATCCGACAGGAAACAGTGCCCagaaataaaacagtaaaatatttttcctataataaaaacattttaacagttTAACGACCGATTGTTAcaattatatctatacttataataaatctgtagagaggtcaattctgtacattgaatatatttaaaaaaaaccaatgggggatgtttagtaacggatactgataccgaatctgcaatttataattttcttttctgtctgtctgtctgtctgtctgtctgtcctccgtctgtatgtgtcgctatcacgtaaaaactaccggatagaatgcactgaaatttggtatatgcatagaataagtagtggagcaatttctaggatactttttatagcataaaattagatttttagaaaattgaaaaaaatacgtagaaatcctttgaacctgcgtttccctatagagaccatagatggcgttacaatccatttcacaacattcgcatagttaacgcggcgcctgccgtatcgatacctgttgttcgcaccaaccaatagatggcgttataaaccgcaacaaagcatgttttttctaattaatttattttgatggctttattgtaaaaaaaatacctttgaaacatgctatacatttataagatttttaaacataaatgttgtatgatatattacacaaaaatgtttgtttacgtgggtccggtgcaatcgggatatcctaggcaaaccgagtaatttcgtttgttgtcgttgttcgccgcaactgacagatggcgttgttgttcgaatcacataatatttaataaccaaattaattggttgcattaaggaaataaattggatagctatgaaacagactatgtggtaagttttaaaaaataaacaacggatgatataagtataaaaaatttttacgggttacgcggtttcggacgtatcatcgcaagtatacattattacgcgtctgaagagatccggcgcagataggacctataataatattctgaatccagacgggtaagcaatggtcagtctattataaggtattatattttacactgtaaactgctacggatacagacgagagcggaaaagaaggtaaccacaggaaatcaggcctgcctgagcctgtgtcacattgtgtgcctttcgggtccctttcggaaataaccattagatgacaaaagagttgttaacatttttatgtgtaggtgtatcgagtgcttcgcaattcgcgtgctcaaacgaataagcaacagtacgaaattcacgcgagcggagccgcacgggtcagctagttagtttCATAAACTGATAAACCAActcaattaaattatacaacCATCATCCttactaagaaataaaactCAGCATGTTTTGTAAAACTTATATAATTCAGTATTTACATTGTAGtatcattgtttatttacataattgttGTTAAACTACGCTTATAATAGTGTTATCTAGAGCTAGAGTAAGTATTCGTTATTTTTACTAGAAGCCACGCAGTAGTAGAGTGTGTATTTGAGCCCTTACACGAGTCACCTTTATATTTTGAAGGTAATTTTGAAGGATAGGGACGTTATTTTTacaggtaggtacataattaaaaGTAGTAAATATTCGAAAAAGTATGTAACGAAACAACTTTCGAGTTAAAATACCGTACGATGAATGAAAAtatctgtattatttttataggagctcttttttttataaatagttgcattttttttattctgaataaCGTACACTACTTATTTCTTTGAAAGatctcaaaattataaaataataaaaatgttaaacgtCTTTCCATAGTAAAATTGTTGAAGTATTTACTgtttcattgattttttttaataatgcgTGGATGCTAGTTACTAATAGAagttaactaaattaatttgtgaCTTAAATCTTAATTATGAGAAACGTAATCTCCGGTAAAAACTAAGTTTGTTGTGAAATGATTAACCTTTAACTTTTTTCAAACAATGCAGGCATAAAATTGCAAtgaattataaatgtatatccTAAACCCAGTCTTCATCAGAAGAAGGACTTATGACCTGAACTCGGTTCGCGtatccagcagtgggataaaGTCCGACAGCTTAGTAACGTAGTCCTAGCATGCACAATTGGCCAAGAATATATTAAGtaattctgtatatttttagaataaactaACTATATCAAACAGGCCAGCCTCAGTTGGATGTACCTATGAACCGCTGATGTTCTTTATGAATTTTGTGTACGATTGTCGGCTGCATCGTatcttgcatacaagactctttTCTAGGTTACTGGACTATAGCATTTCTTTTTTGATATTCTTGGACAATTGTATGTGACAAAAATGCCTATTTTTTCTCAATCAGGGAGTCTTAGGATGAGTTGCACatgattaaaacaaaattttttcACTAATCTTTTCTGCGATCGCATTGCAAAACAAATTCTATGTCCAAATATTTAAGACATATTGTTGCAAAACATTAGTCACTCTGCTTCTCAACGCAGCTCAATATCTTGAAGTCTCGGCCGAACATCTCCCCGTCTCCGAGGGTCTGGGGTAGTGGCTGGTTGAGGGTCTCTGGTAGGAAAAGGAAAGTCACCCCTCCTATCACGCTTAGGACTCCCATGATGGTTAGTGGTAATGCTCTGGAGTACACAGcctggaaaaataaaatagttcaaaaaatatttaatggcaCGCATAACATGAGTTTGTTttgtgtatataataatatcaatgaaactaaattccttagttataataaaaaataataataaaataaatttaacccgtttatgccccactgctgggcaagagtctcctcccgtaattatttctaatacatacataacttcgaaaagtcattggtgtgttgcctcgggttcgaacctgtgaCCACTTGCGCACTGCGCAAGAAACCTTTCAGGAGCCTTATAAGATTTCAGTAGGTTACATAATTGGAAGTAATACCACTTGAACTGTCTATCTGATTACATCTATCTGTACTAACTACTTTACCAGAGAAAAAATACACTTGCTAACATTTGTACGGTGAATAAAGAAGAAAATCTTACTAGTACTTACCAGATGCACAATATAAGGAACCGCCAATAATCCAAGACCAGCTATGAACGAAGCCGCACCCATCGCCTGAGCTCTCAACACAGTTGGTAATAGCTCTCCGATCAGAACGTAGAATACTGCGAACGAAGCCGCTGTGAAGAGTCTTCCTAACATTGATAGAGATACTAATATCCATGGCCAAGCTgaaatagaagaaaataaaataaattatttgctatTTCACTGTATGGCATGCACTTGATGCTAAAAAAGGAAATGAAAAAGGCGACAATAATATTGCTCGTAAAGTGAAAAAAAGCTTTGATTATAAGTAAACAACAAGATTTTACGAGctcaatattataagtaaagaCAATATTAAAAACGTAACGACAAAATTAAGATCGATTTATAAAGCGGCCTTTGCTTGACAATAAAAACCATAGGTTAATAAAAAGATACAaatcttaaatattatgttacaaatatcataaaaaatttGAATGATGGTAGAATATGATTCTGGCCTTTCTTAAGCATGTTTTCTAAAGGAAAGTAAGTAACGAAGGAGAACTTACATTCAGGCACCAACACACAGCTCATACACGCGATGCCTCCAACACACATGAAGATGCAGAGCACCCAACGACGACCATATCTCTCCATGCAACGCCACGCTATGAAGTATGATGGTAATTCTACTGCACCACCTGAAACGAATcaatgttttactttaaaatgtataattcatgtgtttaaaaactaaatgattCA
Proteins encoded in this region:
- the LOC142982822 gene encoding uncharacterized protein LOC142982822 produces the protein MDKTDYITVSSMRILWTLKDIALLLAQSICCERFYIAVEDAEVACIEQLHKSRCTGSQKRLYKNVIRLYQATFTEMTACGMFKVFLMVFTVMLWLMKDMVLELLVCVHCERFYIAVENAETACIQRLKNRNCPESQRRLCRDVIQLNRSSFSKMSACGLFYIDASLPVRLVEMITNYVVILLQVAFL